In Streptomyces sp. 840.1, one DNA window encodes the following:
- a CDS encoding NAD(P)-dependent oxidoreductase, giving the protein MNTPPVSTELLARARLLAAPGLAAPVARSLERIAGRPVERDGGVPQEPYVYVGATLPEALRGDGLLWFHSVNAGTDALLDAGPWPPGALLTRTVGRMGERIAQYVLAWVLADCQSVPEFAAQHGRAEWRRIPSELASGQTALIHGTGRIGSAVAALLRGCGIRTVGVARTPRELPPGFDALAGPDEPVDARWVVAALPLTGTTAGYFGAERFAAMGGASFINVGRGATVDLAALEGALHAGTVGRAVLDVLADEPAGPGDRCWRLPRTVVTSHSAGITADEDIVTDFAACLRDLTAGRVPALAVDPAHGY; this is encoded by the coding sequence GTGAACACGCCCCCGGTCAGTACCGAACTCCTCGCACGGGCAAGGCTGCTGGCCGCGCCCGGCCTCGCCGCGCCCGTGGCCCGCTCGCTGGAGCGGATCGCGGGCCGGCCGGTGGAGCGGGACGGCGGCGTACCGCAGGAGCCCTACGTGTACGTGGGCGCCACCCTGCCCGAGGCCCTGCGCGGGGACGGGCTGCTCTGGTTCCACAGCGTGAACGCCGGTACCGACGCCCTGCTGGACGCCGGACCGTGGCCGCCCGGGGCGCTGCTCACCCGGACAGTGGGGCGGATGGGCGAGCGGATCGCGCAGTACGTGCTGGCCTGGGTGCTGGCCGACTGCCAGTCCGTACCGGAGTTCGCCGCACAGCACGGGCGGGCCGAGTGGCGCCGCATCCCCTCCGAACTCGCCTCCGGGCAGACCGCGTTGATCCACGGCACCGGCCGGATCGGCTCGGCCGTCGCCGCGCTGCTGCGGGGCTGTGGCATCCGGACGGTGGGCGTGGCGCGCACCCCGCGCGAGCTGCCGCCCGGCTTCGACGCGCTGGCCGGGCCGGACGAGCCGGTGGACGCCCGCTGGGTGGTCGCCGCCCTTCCGCTGACCGGGACGACGGCCGGGTACTTCGGCGCCGAGCGGTTCGCGGCCATGGGCGGCGCCTCGTTCATCAACGTGGGCCGGGGCGCGACCGTGGACCTGGCGGCGCTGGAGGGAGCGCTGCACGCGGGGACGGTGGGGCGGGCGGTGCTCGACGTGCTGGCGGACGAGCCTGCGGGACCGGGCGACCGCTGCTGGCGGCTGCCCCGGACGGTGGTCACCTCGCACTCGGCGGGCATCACGGCGGACGAGGACATCGTCACGGACTTCGCGGCGTGCCTGCGCGACCTCACGGCGGGCCGCGTCCCGGCGCTCGCGGTGGACCCGGCGCACGGTTACTGA
- a CDS encoding DUF5707 domain-containing protein, giving the protein MSKRILFSSLIAAVALGATAYGSLALASTPTEPALEHGSARYTAPSGSSAGSFTYTVDVRDESGIRSLKVLAWPASSHLDPTEAELGPAERAKCRSTSEGSARCVYTLKVTKREADLNKGTWHLSALATAEDGGTTFVPRAATFDITR; this is encoded by the coding sequence ATGTCCAAGCGCATTCTCTTTTCCTCGCTCATCGCCGCGGTCGCCCTCGGCGCAACGGCCTACGGCAGCCTCGCCCTGGCCTCGACCCCCACGGAGCCGGCCCTGGAACACGGATCGGCTCGCTATACGGCTCCGTCCGGCAGCAGCGCGGGCTCGTTCACCTACACCGTGGACGTACGCGACGAATCGGGTATCCGCAGCCTCAAGGTTCTGGCATGGCCCGCGAGTTCGCACCTCGACCCGACCGAGGCGGAGCTCGGCCCGGCGGAGAGGGCGAAGTGCCGGAGCACATCGGAGGGGAGCGCCCGCTGCGTCTACACCCTGAAGGTGACGAAGCGGGAGGCCGACCTGAACAAGGGCACCTGGCACCTCTCGGCCCTGGCGACGGCCGAGGACGGGGGCACGACGTTCGTGCCCCGCGCCGCCACGTTCGACATCACACGCTGA
- a CDS encoding histidine kinase, giving the protein MNRTDDRLLPVLLLCAQAVVWPGAPLLRGDVPPASALLAAAMVAGVVTAALVLRRSRPVVTPVVVAAACALGAGPLPAGATAVLGTAGVALALFTVATGTDAFTAVTCVVALAAWQLLQGISLHGLSDRNGLDVVLTALLYAAVCGAGLLVRRTHRARRAAEQLLKRAEFERHRLPSAEQRRMERELHDVSAHHLTAVVVTAGAALGLRDRRPELAGQALEFAVETGSEVTRALGAVRAPSPSHGSAPSPQERLLDLVAGFRRLDQQVDCEIAPLPEGAVADAAYGIVREALTNVARYAPGAQTRVLCRYGDTRTDVVVTSTRSPAGAVAHGAGLGSGRGQGFLRSRAREAGGTVHSGPTADGGWEVRAELPGRTATTAEPSAPRSYRVAQVVAAMALVTQPLLPTLVIRSQDASSGTPSAGVLFALLAAGQAMALLWLGRAPRTVYGTLLGLALLWPVAMAAGNYGGPVLLPPALSLLVTSVALAMEPTRIATPRKGRGAVPKPRPAPMRVPHEYGGDEPPPARGHVTATLLTVLVHAAAATAAVLHRGTAAPVWTVVAGTAVGAALTGTAAHLTGRRRARCRRHDRRAHDERVAAWTEEAVRDAWTERRRIAAGLETTVLARTADMVTDAEAGRLDATATRAREALSAMRALLDTVRDGETAPGLRPQPTLQALDLLAHQLRATGRDIEIRLTDRVPERLPIAVDLAAYRAAETVLTAGGEEPATLEVDVESDTLTLTATGVPRAAGSAVRERLTTRIAAVGGTLTTGPWGTVRLRLPLAVVQDNEERSR; this is encoded by the coding sequence ATGAACCGAACCGACGACCGGCTGCTTCCGGTCCTGCTGCTCTGCGCCCAGGCCGTGGTGTGGCCCGGGGCGCCGCTGCTGCGCGGAGACGTGCCGCCCGCGTCCGCTCTTCTCGCGGCGGCCATGGTCGCCGGTGTGGTGACGGCCGCGCTCGTCCTGCGGCGTAGCCGCCCGGTGGTCACCCCGGTCGTCGTCGCCGCCGCCTGCGCGCTGGGCGCCGGGCCGCTGCCCGCCGGGGCGACGGCGGTGCTCGGGACCGCGGGTGTCGCGCTGGCACTGTTCACCGTGGCGACCGGAACCGACGCCTTCACCGCCGTGACGTGCGTCGTGGCGCTTGCCGCCTGGCAGCTCCTGCAGGGGATCAGCCTGCACGGACTCAGCGACCGTAACGGGCTGGACGTCGTCCTGACCGCCCTGCTGTACGCCGCCGTGTGCGGCGCCGGGCTGCTCGTGCGGCGAACCCATCGCGCACGGCGGGCGGCCGAACAGCTACTGAAACGGGCCGAGTTCGAGCGCCATCGGCTTCCCTCGGCCGAGCAGCGCCGCATGGAGCGGGAGCTGCACGACGTGAGCGCCCACCATCTGACAGCCGTGGTGGTCACGGCGGGGGCGGCCCTCGGGTTGCGCGACCGCCGTCCCGAGCTCGCCGGGCAGGCACTGGAGTTCGCGGTCGAGACCGGCAGCGAGGTCACCCGCGCACTCGGTGCGGTACGAGCGCCGTCCCCTTCCCACGGGAGTGCGCCGTCGCCGCAGGAGCGGCTCCTGGACCTGGTCGCGGGGTTCCGGCGCCTGGACCAGCAGGTGGACTGCGAGATCGCCCCGCTGCCGGAAGGCGCCGTCGCGGACGCGGCGTACGGCATCGTGCGCGAGGCCCTGACCAACGTGGCCCGGTATGCCCCCGGCGCGCAGACGAGGGTGCTGTGCCGGTACGGCGACACCCGCACCGACGTCGTCGTCACGAGCACGCGTTCGCCGGCCGGTGCGGTGGCGCACGGTGCGGGACTCGGCAGCGGCCGCGGGCAGGGATTCCTGCGCTCCCGCGCCCGGGAAGCGGGCGGCACGGTGCACAGCGGCCCGACGGCCGACGGCGGTTGGGAGGTCAGGGCGGAACTGCCGGGCCGGACGGCCACGACGGCGGAGCCGTCCGCGCCGAGGTCCTACCGCGTGGCACAGGTGGTGGCGGCGATGGCCCTGGTCACGCAGCCGCTGCTCCCCACCCTGGTCATCCGGTCCCAGGACGCGTCGAGCGGCACGCCGTCCGCGGGTGTCCTCTTCGCGCTGCTCGCTGCGGGCCAGGCGATGGCCCTGCTGTGGCTGGGGAGGGCTCCGCGGACGGTGTACGGGACGCTGCTGGGGCTGGCCCTGTTGTGGCCGGTGGCGATGGCGGCGGGGAACTACGGGGGCCCGGTCCTGCTCCCTCCCGCGTTGAGCCTGCTGGTCACGAGCGTGGCCCTCGCGATGGAACCGACCCGGATCGCAACGCCCCGCAAGGGGCGCGGAGCCGTACCGAAACCCCGCCCCGCCCCGATGCGGGTCCCCCATGAGTACGGGGGCGACGAGCCCCCACCGGCCCGCGGCCACGTCACGGCCACTCTCCTCACGGTGCTGGTGCACGCCGCGGCCGCCACCGCCGCAGTTCTGCACCGGGGTACGGCCGCTCCCGTCTGGACGGTCGTCGCGGGGACCGCGGTGGGCGCGGCCCTCACGGGCACCGCGGCTCACCTCACCGGACGCCGCCGCGCCCGGTGCCGGCGCCACGACCGCCGCGCCCACGACGAACGCGTCGCCGCCTGGACCGAGGAGGCCGTCCGCGACGCATGGACAGAACGCCGCCGGATCGCCGCCGGTCTGGAAACGACGGTACTGGCCCGCACCGCCGACATGGTCACCGATGCGGAGGCGGGCCGGCTCGACGCGACAGCGACCCGCGCCCGCGAGGCCCTGTCCGCGATGCGCGCCCTGCTCGACACCGTCCGGGACGGCGAGACAGCGCCCGGACTGCGGCCGCAGCCCACCCTCCAGGCGCTCGACCTCCTCGCCCACCAACTCCGTGCCACCGGACGCGACATCGAGATACGGCTCACCGACCGGGTACCCGAACGACTGCCCATCGCCGTCGACCTGGCCGCCTACCGCGCCGCCGAGACAGTGCTGACGGCCGGCGGCGAGGAGCCCGCGACGCTCGAAGTCGATGTGGAGAGCGATACGCTGACGCTCACGGCCACGGGGGTGCCCCGGGCCGCCGGCTCCGCCGTACGGGAACGGCTGACCACGCGGATCGCGGCGGTCGGCGGCACCCTGACCACCGGCCCGTGGGGGACGGTCCGCCTCCGGCTGCCACTCGCCGTTGTGCAGGACAACGAGGAGAGAAGCCGATGA
- a CDS encoding response regulator transcription factor, with protein MSLNVLVADDQGIVRAGFAAVIDAEEDMTVVGEAADGAAAVRLAEELAPDVVVMDVRMPELDGIAATRIITGPENAPRVLVLTTFDLDAYVLEALRAGASGFLLKDVHASQLLEGIRQVAAGESVLAPSATRRLIGHFAAGPPAAVPAGSYPALDSLTGSQRGVLALVAAGLTNAEIAGRLGITVGTVKSHVNALLRKLGLRDRVQATILAYDLGLARPNPPGTHL; from the coding sequence ATGAGCCTCAACGTGCTGGTCGCCGACGACCAGGGCATCGTGCGGGCGGGGTTCGCCGCCGTGATCGACGCCGAGGAGGACATGACGGTCGTCGGCGAGGCCGCCGACGGCGCGGCCGCGGTGCGACTGGCCGAAGAGCTGGCCCCCGACGTGGTCGTCATGGACGTACGCATGCCGGAACTGGACGGCATCGCCGCCACCCGCATCATCACCGGACCGGAGAACGCGCCCCGCGTTCTCGTTCTGACCACCTTCGACCTCGACGCGTATGTCCTGGAGGCGCTGCGCGCCGGGGCGTCGGGTTTCCTCCTCAAGGACGTACACGCTTCGCAACTGCTGGAGGGTATAAGGCAGGTGGCGGCAGGCGAGAGTGTGCTGGCCCCCTCCGCGACCCGCCGCCTCATCGGCCACTTCGCAGCCGGGCCGCCCGCCGCGGTCCCGGCCGGGAGCTACCCCGCACTGGACAGCCTGACCGGCAGCCAGCGGGGCGTCCTCGCTCTGGTCGCGGCCGGACTCACCAACGCGGAGATCGCCGGCCGGCTCGGCATCACCGTGGGCACCGTGAAGTCCCACGTGAACGCGCTGCTCCGCAAGCTCGGCCTGCGTGACCGCGTGCAGGCGACGATCCTCGCGTACGACCTCGGCCTCGCCCGCCCGAACCCGCCCGGCACCCACCTCTGA
- a CDS encoding SCO4225 family membrane protein: MTDTDTGRSVPRRLRDRVGVVGLVYLGLCAVLLVWALVVTAMDSSDESMAGVIPVLASAPASLVFLVLPDNNAMFITAIALGAAANAAIIGWCTRALRRGGRTDR; the protein is encoded by the coding sequence ATGACCGATACCGATACCGGCCGGTCCGTCCCGCGCCGGCTGCGCGACCGCGTCGGCGTCGTCGGCCTCGTCTACCTCGGTCTCTGTGCCGTCCTGCTCGTGTGGGCCCTGGTGGTGACCGCCATGGACAGCTCGGACGAGTCCATGGCCGGTGTCATCCCGGTTCTCGCCAGCGCCCCCGCCAGCCTCGTGTTCCTCGTGCTGCCGGACAACAACGCCATGTTCATCACCGCCATCGCCCTCGGGGCGGCGGCGAACGCGGCGATCATCGGCTGGTGCACCCGCGCACTGCGTCGCGGCGGTCGCACGGACCGGTAG
- a CDS encoding TetR/AcrR family transcriptional regulator, whose amino-acid sequence MVSAADRVKNPARTSVWLDGRSPTRSRKADQPDGLDRERITAASVRLLDAEGLAKFSMRRLAAELNVTAMSLYWYVDTKDDLLELALDSVFAEIAPPPAEADWRERLRELATSYRSMLVRHTWASALAGNYLNIGPHSLLFSYAMQDAVRATGLPLRHQTGAMSAVFQFVYGFGTIEGHVVQRSADAGLSQDEFYRQALGTIRTQPQLKELMAASQSLIEARGGDTVEEMRERDFTFALDLLIAGIEAMRARGASPA is encoded by the coding sequence ATGGTGTCCGCGGCCGATCGCGTGAAGAACCCTGCCAGGACCAGTGTGTGGCTCGACGGCAGGTCACCGACGCGCAGCCGGAAGGCCGACCAGCCGGACGGTCTCGACCGGGAGAGGATCACGGCGGCGTCGGTCCGGCTGCTGGACGCCGAGGGCCTCGCCAAATTCTCCATGCGCCGCCTCGCCGCCGAGCTGAACGTGACGGCGATGTCCCTCTACTGGTACGTGGACACCAAGGACGACCTGCTGGAACTGGCCCTGGACTCGGTCTTCGCCGAGATCGCGCCCCCGCCCGCAGAAGCCGACTGGCGTGAGCGGCTGCGCGAACTGGCCACCAGCTACCGGAGCATGCTCGTCCGGCACACCTGGGCCTCCGCGCTGGCCGGGAACTACCTGAACATCGGCCCGCACTCGCTGCTCTTCTCGTACGCCATGCAGGACGCCGTCCGCGCCACCGGGCTGCCGCTCAGGCATCAGACGGGCGCGATGTCGGCGGTCTTCCAGTTCGTGTACGGATTCGGCACCATCGAGGGCCACGTCGTGCAGCGCTCGGCGGACGCGGGACTCAGCCAGGACGAGTTCTACCGGCAGGCGCTGGGCACGATCCGCACCCAGCCGCAGCTGAAGGAGCTGATGGCGGCCTCGCAGAGCCTGATCGAGGCGCGCGGCGGGGACACCGTGGAGGAGATGCGCGAGCGGGACTTCACCTTCGCCCTCGACCTGCTGATCGCCGGCATCGAGGCGATGCGCGCACGCGGCGCGAGCCCGGCCTGA
- a CDS encoding MFS transporter — protein sequence MTASAAEQNPLTQTSHPQRWLILGVICLAQLTVVLDNTVLNIAIPSLTRELDASTADVQWMINAYSLVQSGLLLTAGSSADRYGRKKMLLAGLALFGVGSLVAGLAQTSAQLIAARAGMGIGGALLMTTTLAVVVQIFDDTERVKAIGVWSTVGSLGFAVGPLIGGVMLDHFWWGAIFLVNIPVALLGLVAVARLVPESKSRTGDRPDLLGALLSTIGMASVVYAIISGPGHGWTSGQVLLTAFTGVAVLTGFVLWELHIPYPMLDMHFFRNQRFVGAVAGAILVAFGMGGSLFLLTQQLQFVLGYGPLETGLRTAPLAVSVIVLNLAGLGARLLPRLGTPVTIASGMGLLAAGLASIALLGGSGYGGMLLGLVVMGAGISLAAPAMANAIMSAIPPARAGVGAGVNGTLAECGNGLGVAVLGAVLNSRFSTLVPTAVGAASLPAALAAASGAGERQRITDAFASGLEASQLTGAVAVLAGGVLAAVLLRRAERGESARADPAAAAA from the coding sequence ATGACGGCGTCCGCCGCCGAGCAGAACCCCCTCACGCAGACGAGCCATCCGCAGCGCTGGCTGATCCTCGGTGTCATCTGCCTCGCCCAGCTCACCGTGGTGCTCGACAACACCGTCCTCAACATCGCGATCCCCTCCCTCACCCGGGAACTGGACGCCTCCACCGCCGACGTGCAGTGGATGATCAACGCCTACTCGCTCGTCCAGTCGGGTCTGCTGCTGACCGCCGGCAGCTCGGCCGACCGCTACGGCCGCAAGAAGATGCTGCTCGCCGGGCTCGCCCTCTTCGGCGTCGGCTCGCTGGTGGCCGGGCTCGCCCAGACCTCCGCGCAGCTGATCGCCGCACGGGCCGGCATGGGCATCGGCGGCGCCCTGCTGATGACCACGACGCTGGCCGTCGTCGTCCAGATCTTCGACGACACCGAGCGGGTGAAGGCGATCGGCGTCTGGTCGACCGTCGGTTCGCTCGGCTTCGCCGTCGGCCCGCTGATCGGCGGGGTCATGCTCGACCACTTCTGGTGGGGCGCGATCTTCCTGGTCAACATCCCGGTCGCACTCCTCGGCCTGGTGGCCGTGGCGCGGCTGGTGCCGGAGTCCAAGAGCCGCACCGGGGACCGCCCGGACCTGCTCGGCGCGCTGCTCTCCACCATCGGCATGGCCTCGGTCGTGTACGCGATCATCTCCGGACCCGGGCACGGCTGGACCTCCGGCCAGGTGCTGCTGACCGCGTTCACCGGGGTCGCCGTCCTCACCGGATTCGTGCTGTGGGAGCTGCACATCCCCTACCCCATGCTGGACATGCACTTCTTCCGGAACCAGCGGTTCGTCGGCGCGGTCGCGGGCGCGATCCTGGTCGCGTTCGGGATGGGCGGCTCGCTCTTCCTGCTCACCCAGCAGCTCCAGTTCGTCCTCGGCTACGGCCCGCTGGAGACCGGTCTGCGGACGGCTCCGCTGGCGGTGAGCGTCATCGTGCTCAACCTCGCCGGGCTGGGCGCCCGGCTGCTGCCCAGGCTCGGCACGCCCGTCACCATCGCCTCCGGCATGGGCCTGCTCGCCGCAGGCCTGGCCTCGATCGCGCTGCTCGGCGGCAGCGGGTACGGGGGCATGCTGCTCGGCCTGGTCGTGATGGGCGCGGGCATCTCGCTCGCCGCGCCCGCCATGGCCAACGCGATCATGAGCGCGATCCCGCCTGCGAGGGCGGGCGTCGGCGCCGGCGTCAACGGCACCCTCGCCGAATGCGGCAACGGCCTCGGGGTCGCGGTGCTCGGCGCGGTGCTCAACTCCCGTTTCTCCACGCTCGTCCCGACGGCCGTGGGGGCGGCCTCGCTGCCCGCGGCACTGGCCGCGGCGAGCGGGGCGGGGGAGCGGCAGCGCATCACGGACGCCTTCGCCTCGGGTCTTGAGGCGAGCCAGCTGACCGGCGCGGTGGCGGTGCTGGCGGGCGGAGTGCTGGCCGCGGTGCTGCTGCGCCGTGCGGAGCGAGGAGAATCGGCTCGGGCTGACCCGGCCGCGGCAGCGGCATAG
- a CDS encoding endonuclease/exonuclease/phosphatase family protein, with product MSLRRRTVEVLVAAGLLGAALAPPATAAGHGPQGSVPLRVATYNIHAGAGMDNVFDLDRQVAELRSLHADVIGLQEVDVHWGARSEWRDLAGELGRRLGMRVSFAPIYSLDPATPGAPRREFGVAVLSRYRVVGAENHDITRLSTQDPNPVPAPGPGFGEVVLRVKGLPVHVYATHLDYRGDPSVRIAQVADTRGIMAEDRRQERGPVRQILLGDFNAAPAAPELAPLWEELTDVEPGGPTFPAQDPVQRIDYVAVSKDTVRVRGAAVAGTLASDHRPVVADLLLRR from the coding sequence ATGTCACTGCGTCGCCGTACGGTGGAAGTCCTGGTTGCCGCAGGCCTGTTGGGGGCGGCACTCGCGCCTCCGGCGACGGCTGCGGGGCACGGGCCGCAGGGGTCGGTACCCCTGCGTGTGGCCACGTACAACATCCATGCGGGTGCGGGCATGGACAACGTATTCGACCTCGACCGGCAGGTGGCGGAGCTCCGCTCGCTGCACGCGGACGTCATCGGGCTGCAGGAGGTCGACGTCCACTGGGGCGCGCGCAGCGAGTGGCGGGATCTGGCGGGCGAGCTGGGCCGGCGGCTCGGCATGCGGGTCTCGTTCGCCCCGATCTACAGCCTCGATCCGGCCACGCCGGGCGCGCCGCGCCGCGAGTTCGGGGTCGCGGTGCTGTCCCGGTACCGCGTGGTCGGCGCCGAGAACCACGACATCACCCGGCTCTCCACCCAGGACCCGAACCCGGTCCCGGCCCCCGGACCCGGCTTCGGTGAGGTGGTGCTGCGGGTGAAGGGGCTGCCCGTGCACGTCTACGCCACGCACCTGGACTACCGCGGCGACCCGTCCGTCCGGATCGCCCAGGTGGCCGACACCCGCGGGATCATGGCCGAGGACCGGAGGCAGGAGCGGGGCCCGGTGCGGCAGATCCTGCTCGGCGACTTCAACGCGGCCCCGGCCGCTCCGGAGCTGGCCCCGCTGTGGGAGGAGCTGACGGACGTCGAACCGGGCGGGCCCACCTTCCCGGCGCAGGACCCGGTGCAGCGGATCGACTACGTGGCGGTGTCGAAGGACACCGTGCGGGTACGCGGCGCGGCGGTGGCCGGGACTCTCGCCTCGGACCACCGCCCCGTCGTCGCGGACCTGTTGCTGCGGCGCTGA
- a CDS encoding glycosyltransferase family 39 protein, whose amino-acid sequence MTTLDHLPAPPRGATGHARSARSLPQRVWRGRPEDPGWARPAFLGMLLAITAAYLWNLSASGYANSFYSAAAQAGSQSWKAFFFGSLDSANAITVDKPPATLWPMALSVRVFGLSSWAILFPQVLMGAATAGVLYASVRRRFSAAAGLITMAVFALTPVAALMFRFNNPDALLALLMTVTVYCVLRAMEDGRTKWLVWAGAAVGLAFLSKTLQAFLILPPLAVLYAVFAPVSVRRRFGQLGLSALAMLVAGGWWVAIVELWPASSRPYIGGSQNNSFLELTFGYNGLGRINGDETGSVGGGGGPGGGAGGQWGETGIGRMFNSEIGSQISWLLPAALILLVAGVWLTWRAKRTDAVRAAFLAWGSSLLMTAGVFSFMAGIFHQYYTVALVPYIAALVGMGVTVLWEERSRWWAGAALALTVAVTAWWAYVLLGRTPDYLPWLRQAVLAAGLVGAVGLVLAARLGRQLALVAVGLGFAASLAGPVAYTLNTLNTGHQGSIVTAGPSGGGMGGFGGGGGRGGPGGGMRPPTGNQRGAGMGLPPTGGQQGQGQGQQQGGPGASRQGQQQGQQPGGMTGMPGAGERFRGGGGGMGGLLNGATVDAAAEKLLTANADDYTWSAAAIGSQNAASYQLATGDPVMAIGGFNGSDPSPTLSQFKKYVEDGRIHYFISGGEGGGMGGNSGTSSKISAWVAANFEKVTAGSATFYDLTRQTSG is encoded by the coding sequence ATGACCACGCTCGACCACCTCCCGGCACCGCCCCGGGGCGCGACCGGACACGCGCGCTCGGCCCGCTCACTCCCGCAGCGCGTGTGGCGGGGGCGGCCCGAGGACCCCGGGTGGGCGCGGCCGGCCTTCCTCGGCATGCTGCTGGCCATCACGGCGGCCTACCTGTGGAACCTCAGCGCCTCCGGCTACGCCAACTCCTTCTACTCCGCCGCCGCGCAGGCCGGCAGCCAGAGCTGGAAGGCCTTCTTCTTCGGCTCGCTGGACTCGGCCAACGCCATCACCGTCGACAAGCCCCCGGCCACCCTGTGGCCGATGGCCCTGTCGGTGCGGGTGTTCGGCCTCAGCTCCTGGGCGATCCTGTTCCCGCAGGTGCTGATGGGCGCGGCGACGGCCGGGGTGCTGTACGCCTCCGTGCGGCGCCGCTTCAGCGCGGCCGCCGGGCTGATCACGATGGCGGTGTTCGCGCTGACGCCCGTCGCCGCGCTGATGTTCCGCTTCAACAACCCGGACGCGCTGCTCGCGCTGCTGATGACCGTCACCGTCTACTGCGTGCTGCGCGCGATGGAGGACGGCCGCACCAAGTGGCTGGTGTGGGCGGGTGCCGCGGTCGGTCTGGCGTTCCTGTCCAAGACCCTTCAGGCGTTCCTGATCCTGCCGCCGCTGGCCGTGCTGTACGCGGTGTTCGCGCCGGTCTCCGTACGCCGGAGGTTCGGCCAACTGGGGCTCTCCGCGCTGGCGATGCTGGTCGCGGGCGGCTGGTGGGTGGCGATCGTCGAGCTGTGGCCCGCCTCCTCACGCCCGTACATCGGCGGTTCGCAGAACAACTCGTTCCTGGAGCTGACCTTCGGCTACAACGGGCTCGGCCGGATCAACGGCGACGAGACCGGCAGCGTCGGCGGCGGGGGCGGCCCCGGCGGCGGGGCAGGCGGTCAGTGGGGCGAGACCGGCATCGGCCGGATGTTCAACTCCGAGATCGGCAGCCAGATCTCCTGGCTGCTGCCCGCCGCGCTGATCCTGCTGGTCGCGGGTGTGTGGCTGACCTGGCGGGCGAAGCGAACGGACGCGGTCCGGGCGGCGTTCCTCGCCTGGGGCAGCTCGCTGCTGATGACGGCGGGCGTGTTCAGCTTCATGGCCGGGATCTTCCACCAGTACTACACGGTGGCCCTGGTCCCCTACATCGCGGCGCTGGTCGGCATGGGCGTCACGGTCCTGTGGGAGGAGCGCTCCCGCTGGTGGGCGGGGGCCGCGCTCGCGCTGACGGTGGCGGTGACGGCGTGGTGGGCGTACGTGCTGCTGGGACGGACCCCGGACTACCTGCCGTGGCTGCGCCAGGCGGTCCTGGCCGCCGGCCTTGTGGGGGCGGTGGGCCTGGTGCTCGCGGCCCGGCTGGGGCGTCAACTGGCTCTCGTCGCCGTGGGACTCGGCTTCGCCGCGTCACTGGCCGGGCCGGTCGCGTACACCCTGAACACGCTGAACACCGGGCACCAGGGCTCGATCGTGACGGCCGGTCCGTCGGGCGGCGGGATGGGCGGATTCGGCGGTGGCGGCGGCCGCGGCGGTCCGGGCGGTGGCATGCGCCCCCCGACCGGCAACCAGCGGGGCGCGGGCATGGGGCTGCCGCCCACCGGCGGACAGCAGGGACAGGGACAGGGACAGCAGCAGGGCGGGCCCGGCGCCTCCCGACAAGGGCAGCAGCAGGGGCAGCAGCCCGGTGGCATGACCGGTATGCCCGGCGCGGGGGAACGCTTCCGGGGCGGCGGCGGTGGCATGGGCGGACTGCTCAACGGCGCCACCGTCGACGCGGCGGCCGAGAAACTGCTGACGGCGAACGCCGACGACTACACCTGGAGCGCCGCGGCCATCGGCTCGCAGAACGCCGCCAGCTACCAGCTCGCCACCGGTGACCCGGTGATGGCGATCGGCGGCTTCAACGGCAGCGACCCGTCCCCGACGCTCTCCCAGTTCAAGAAGTACGTCGAGGACGGCCGCATCCACTACTTCATCTCCGGCGGAGAGGGAGGCGGCATGGGCGGCAACAGCGGTACCTCGTCGAAGATCTCCGCCTGGGTGGCGGCCAACTTCGAGAAGGTCACCGCGGGCAGCGCCACCTTCTACGACCTGACCCGGCAGACGAGCGGCTGA